ATACTGAACACTTTAAATTGCAAAGAATATAAGACACAAAGTCCCATAAGATGTTTAGGTCTATCCTGTACCTCGTCTGCGATATTACACATAATTATGGTGTAATTTTGTTGTTGACTACTAATTCGTTCAACATCTCTCCTACCATACCAATCAAAATGAATTTCTTAATGATTTACATGTATCTGTATTTTATCGCATTATAGTATAAATGATaatgtaattatttataaataactatATATGTGTACATAAATAAATTGTATGGCAAATGAAGATTAAATTTACGTAAATCTTAGGTTTGATGAATCGACATAAAGTACAACaaatttcatgtttaaaaaaaaatcaattttccaaTTCTCCTTACTCGATAGTTTGTCGATATTGCATGAATCGCGCGTTCGATGAAGATACTCAAAGTTTACGATCCTTCGTCAAAATTTTGACCGTGCCTCTTGATAAGTCCCATAGTTCCCTTTGTTCTTCGTTTCGTAATTGTCGTTGAAATTTTCAGAACCGCTGTACATCGAGAAACCACGACGGGACAGCAGTTCTCCAGGCACAATCGTAGGATTCGTGTAACAAAAGTCGGCCATCATGCTAGATTGTCTATTTAGTTGATTGGACCTGAATAATTCCAATGGTTTAATACAATAAGTCTCATAAAACGTAAAGCGAATGATATAAAAGCAACTTTGAAAGATTTCGAAAAATCGTTTAAGATCGTTTCCACGAATTTCACTCTTTGCAGTTGTATGTTAGAATTACTGTCTCGATGTTGTAGGACCTTGAATTTTTGTCTTTGAACATTAGAAGCTAACCAAAAGATTCTTTCTAAAAAGAAAGAATCGATTCGATTGGGATTAATTAACGAATTTTGTTTGATCAGGTCCCATTACTACTCACGGTACGTTTAATCCCATAGCTTATAAACATTTGACAGAGTGGAAGACACTAACGATtattgcaatttaaaaaaatatttttatcaattATCATCAACGACAAACGTATATTTTTCTATACGAAGTTAATCAAACTGCAAAGAGTTAATGTAAAGCTTCcttagaaaaataattataaaaaaaaggaaagaatctGGTCGCGTGCAAGCCTCATTTAACTCCTGTACCCATCTCCCATTCTTTTAACAAGATAAGCTAAATATAATCGCTTCGCAATATTGTAAAGATACGGTATCAATGATGGCCGCCGTGACTCAGGCATTAATATAAACGCTTTTTACTTCGCATGTCGTCGAGGACCCGTAAATCTGGCAATCGTATTTGTTCTTTAGAATGTAAATCTTACGTGACATATTCCGATATTTGGCCTACATCGTCGAAAACGTGGCTCGTCCCAACAAAACGAAACGTCGGCTATGCAGCTGATACACATAATTTTAACAAGAAAACTCGTCAAATGTTATTAACTGCTTCGCAACCATTCATTTAAAAAACAAGCAAAGCTTTTAGCGCGGTTATATACATAGACGTTTCTTTTTTTCGAAGCAAAGCTCAATAGGatctttgttaaaaaaaattcaaagggGTTTCGGAGGAATTGAGGTGGAATATTGCGTGCACCAAAGAAAAGAAACGGACGTTCAGCGTTTTCAAAAGAGATTACTTACCCGTCCGCATTCAATCGATTCAGTTTTACAAATAGCATGCACACCAAAatgaaaagtattaaaaatgcACCGGCGGCGATCCCACACGCTATAACGAAATACAGCTCCAAATCTTTGGTTTCCTGGAAAGTTGAACAAGTGTCTTTAAACCTTTGACAACGATAATCAATTTCGTCATCTTCgcgacgattaatatttttactaaAGTTGCAAGTATCGTTATCAATGACGTGTTCGTTTGTACGGTTATTTGCTCGAAAGAGGATTGCTACTTTTACGATACGATGGattttacaataaatattttaataatcgtaGTTGCGTCTAAGAGCAAAGTTTGCTGGATCCCAGAAGTTGATCCAAGAAGCTTTACTGAGTGAGGGAGGAGGGCGAACatgtaaaagtatatttttgaaCCTTCTTCtgcataatttaaaatttccttACAATTCAGTTGTTAATATTTTTACTCGAAAACGTTTATAAAATGTAACGTGAaatgtataataaattatttcgtttcattttattCTATAAATGCGTGGCACAGTTTTGCAGATACACCAAGCATTGATATAAAAGCTTAAATCAATATTATCAGATTATTTCATAAGTCTCTGCTTATTTTGCCTcaaataaattgtatttgaaataaaatgtgTACACTTTATATGTCTATTTACTTATATGATGTTTTCCAGTCGCTAAATTGATTTATCAGATAGGAATTTATAGGAATCAATTAGTGTACTTTAAAAAACTTATTCAGTGATATGTTGTTTCAAATCAATATAGATATGAACTTAATTTTGTCTTCAACTGACGACCGAATCATATAATAGTGAAACCATAAATAGACTTTTCAATACTTTtaacaattaaaatatatatgtaaAAAGAAACATCAACATAATAATTAAATGTTAAATGTTAGATCTTGACTTACTTATTTCCAAAAAAGACCCAAAAGAAAAGACTCGAAAGATTGAATTCGCTCGTAAAATGCAACTGAAATATCTATTGTTTATACAGGACAAGcgtgaaatattattataacaGTGGATTGTGGTTAATTGGGGCACGTCTAACCAGCCCAAAGTATTCATGAAGAATAACGGAACGGAGGTGTCTGGAAAGATAAACGCTGATACGACTGCAAGAATGTGAAAGAAGAATCTTCGCCACGCGCTGTTGCTTTACGCTTCCTCAAACCATCATATTTCGTAACTTGTATTTAACGCGGATGTCAACATTCGAAGAGTCAAACAAATAAGCTGATAAAAATAAACGATTTCACAAACAGCGAGACCTATACTGCCATAAATAAAACGTTCCAGTTATCAACAGTGACCCTGAGATCGTCACTTTCCGcactttttattaaatattaaattccagAGTCACGTTCACTGTTTCAAAAAACATTACACACCAATGGCCAAGTATTTATTTAGTTATCACGCGTCGAATATTAATATGTTTATCCTATGTTTGAAAGCGAAAGGACGACTACTCGTGTTACACGTAACGTCGCTGGTCTATTCCTACGCAAATTGCATAGAATTGTTTACGCGTCTCTGCGAATCgctttcatcgcatacttcttgcgaTTCTTCTTGCGCCAATCCAACCTTGAAGGTGCATAGTTGCATCTCTAATAGGCAACCGCTCGAGTGGTCGTAATTAGCGTTACAAAACAAGCTTTATTACGGGTCTATGATTAGCCTCGATTCTTGTGAAAGCACTTACACAGACGCGGTGTGTCATGTTATAGTGAACTCTTAATTCGATTAATCGTACACTTGCGAAGCTGGGTCAACGTTGACCCATACTCTTTCATATTAAAATTGGAATAAATACGATTTAACGCAATCTAATCTAATCTTTCTTGAATTCAATTTTTAACCCAACTATAACATAgtttgtattttaataatcatatTTGAACTTCGTAAGCAAGAATTTATTAGTACTACAGTACACTGGACATATTGGAAAATGTAATCTACAATACTATACCGTATACCCTCAATCATGAAAATAAGTGAAAGTAGAATTGAaatgttgaaaaattattttattaaattaaaccaTTGTCAACTGAGTATTGAAAACACGAACAACTTATTCAAAATTAGGGTGTAAGTTCATGAAAATTGCAAATGAACCGTTGACAaaaaagaatgagaaataccTTATTCTAGTATTtcaggaataaaataaaattcttttattcTTGGAAGTATAACAAAAATGAATCACAGATACAAAATAACATACGATGGTTAAATGCATTAGATACCATCGATGCAAAGATACTATATACAGTAATTAATCATTAAAACGATCAACGGTGTTTATTTTCGAAGGGCTCAAGTCTactgaaaatattctttttttaaataatgtgtTTGTGAAATTTAACAGTATCCAAATATCAAAAATTTGCAAGATAAGGttcaaaaataatattcggCCATCGCTTGACCGTTAATGGATTAATTGCTTGCAAAGAAGAAGTCGCGCGAAACGGAGGCAGCGCTCTTTTGCCAGAACGATGAACACGTACAATTAAGCGGGGATGAGTAACCGTTAAATCATAGCTCAACCGTTCGTCTGTTCATCGCATTCAGCCAAACCTCAGTGTATACATTAACACTTGCACGACGGTCGATGGATCATTTTGGACCCAGGTatcaattatttttcatttattcgttttaattatatttcatcGCGTCTTCTAACAAACGAATGAAACAAATATCTTATATAATTTTTCATTAGAAGTTTAAACACTTA
The sequence above is a segment of the Colletes latitarsis isolate SP2378_abdomen chromosome 6, iyColLati1, whole genome shotgun sequence genome. Coding sequences within it:
- the LOC143342375 gene encoding uncharacterized protein LOC143342375, which produces METKDLELYFVIACGIAAGAFLILFILVCMLFVKLNRLNADGSNQLNRQSSMMADFCYTNPTIVPGELLSRRGFSMYSGSENFNDNYETKNKGNYGTYQEARSKF